The sequence GATCGAGCAGTACCTCATAGACACCTACCGGGCGTCACAGCACGGCGCCCCGATGCCCCCGCCGCCCGGCCGGGACGACCTCGCGGTGCTGCGCGCGGCCCGGTCGTACGAGCAGTTCCAGGCCGTCGTGGAGGGCCGTCCGGCCGGCCGGCCCTGGCGCGCCGCCCTGCACCGGCTGCTGCACCGCCCGCGCCCCTGCTGACCCGCTCCGGACAGCCCGGCCGGAGGGTGCCCGGCGGGCTGCTCTCAGTCCTCGAAGGTGATCTCGTACGCGATCTCGGCCCGGCGGTCGGCGACGACGATGTCGGCGGTCTCCACCGGCCGGCCGTCCTCGGCGTAGTAGGTGCGCTCGATCTCGGTGACCAGGTCACCCACGCTGATGCCGAGCAGATTGGCCCGGGTCTGGTCCGCGCGGGACGGCCGGGGCACCTCCACCGCCGAAGTGACGTTCACTCCGATCGAGCGCATCCGCGCGACGACGCCCATGCCCTTGAACGGGCCCGTCTCCGGCAGTACGACCGGCGTGCGGTCGGTGAGGGCCATCGGCTCCCAGGACTCGCAGATCTCCACGGGCCGGCCCTCGGACAGGAACTCGTACCTGGTGACCACGCACAGGTCCTCGGGGGCGATGGCGAGCCGCTCGGCGATGCGCCCGGGCGCAGGCGTGCGGGTCTTGGAGTGCGACTCCCAGCTCGCGCCGTCCGTGTCGCGGCCGTTCGGTCCGCTGATCCGCCGCAGCCGCGAGCGCAGGATGCGCAGCCGTTCGCGCGGCACGCGGACGTAGGTCCCCGAGCCGGCGCGGCCCTCCAGGAAGCCCTCGATGATCAGGAGCTCCATGGCGCGCTGGGTGACGCTCTGCCCCACCTCGTACTCGCCGGCGAAGCGGGCCCTCGACGGCAGCCGCGCTCCGACCGGCCACTCCCCGGCCAGGATCCGCTCCCGAAGGGCGTCGGCCACCCGCAAGTACGCCGTGTCACGAGGCATTCGAGCCGTCCTGTACCTGTCGTCGGGAGGGACAAGCTAATTCATCAGGTCGAAGCTGAGCCTTCAGGGTGATGAGGGGCGGCCGACCGCTCCGGGCGGGGCGCCGGCCCGGCCGACTGCTCCGCCCGGGCCCGGCTACTGGCCGAACTTCGGCGCGTTGCGCTCGTAGACCAGCCGCAGGCCGACCAGGGTCAGCCACGGCTCGTGGTCGTCGATCACCGAGGACTCGCCGAGGACCATCGGGGCCAGGCCCCCGGTGGCGATGACGCGGACGTCGTCCGGGTCGCCGTTCGGGCCCGCCAGCTCCTTGGCCATCCGCGTGACGACCCCGTCGACCTGGCCCGCGAAGCCGTAGACCACACCCGACTGCATCGCCTCGACCGTGGACTTGCCGATCACGTTGCGCGGACGGGCCAGCTCGATCTTGCGGAGCTGGGCGCCCCGTACGCCGAGGGCCTCCATCGAGATCTCGATGCCCGGGGCGATCACCCCGCCCACGTACTCGCCCTTCGCGGACACCGCGTCGAAGGTGGTCGCCGTACCGAAGTCGACCACGATCGCGGGACCCCCGTAGAGCTCGACCGCCGCGACCGCGTTGATGATGCGGTCCGCGCCGACCTCCTTCGGGTTGTCCATGAGGATCGGCACGCCCGTCTTGATGCCGGGTTCGACGAGGACCGCCGGCACGTCCCCGTAGTAGCGCCGGGTGACCTCGCGCAGCTCGTGCAGGACCGACGGCACCGTCGAGCAGATCGCGATGCCGTGGATGCCGTCGCCCAGCTCGCTGCCGAGCATCGGGTGCATGCCCATCAGGCCCTGCATCAGCACGGCCATCTCGTCGGCCGTGCGCCGCGGGTCGGTCGAGATGCGCCAGTGCTCGACGATCTCGTCACCGTCGAACAGGCCCAGGACCGTGTGGGTGTTGCCTACGTCGATGGTGAGGAGCACCGGTTACACCGCCTCGCGCAGATCGAGGCCGATGTCCAGGATCGGGGAGGAGTGGGTCAGCCCGCCGACGGCCAGGTACGTCACACCGGTCTCCGCGTACGCCCGGGCGACGTCCAGGGTGAGGCGGCCCGAGGACTCCAGCACCGCGCGCCCGGCCACCAGGGCCACGGCCTCGGCCGTCTGCTCCACGGTGAAGTTGTCCAGCAGGATCAGGTCCGCGCCGGCCGCCAGGACCTCGCCGACCTGCTCCAGGGTGTCGACCTCGACCTCGATCGGCACCTCCGGGAAGGCTTCCCGTACGGCCGCGAAGGCCTGCGCGACCCCGCCCGCCGCCACCACGTGGTTGTCCTTGACCAGCGCGGCATCCGCCAGCGACATCCGGTGGTTCACGCCGCCGCCGCAGCGCACCGCGTACTTCTCCAGCGCGCGCAGGCCCGGAGTGGTCTT comes from Streptomyces sp. NBC_01408 and encodes:
- a CDS encoding GntR family transcriptional regulator, yielding MPRDTAYLRVADALRERILAGEWPVGARLPSRARFAGEYEVGQSVTQRAMELLIIEGFLEGRAGSGTYVRVPRERLRILRSRLRRISGPNGRDTDGASWESHSKTRTPAPGRIAERLAIAPEDLCVVTRYEFLSEGRPVEICESWEPMALTDRTPVVLPETGPFKGMGVVARMRSIGVNVTSAVEVPRPSRADQTRANLLGISVGDLVTEIERTYYAEDGRPVETADIVVADRRAEIAYEITFED
- a CDS encoding type III pantothenate kinase is translated as MLLTIDVGNTHTVLGLFDGDEIVEHWRISTDPRRTADEMAVLMQGLMGMHPMLGSELGDGIHGIAICSTVPSVLHELREVTRRYYGDVPAVLVEPGIKTGVPILMDNPKEVGADRIINAVAAVELYGGPAIVVDFGTATTFDAVSAKGEYVGGVIAPGIEISMEALGVRGAQLRKIELARPRNVIGKSTVEAMQSGVVYGFAGQVDGVVTRMAKELAGPNGDPDDVRVIATGGLAPMVLGESSVIDDHEPWLTLVGLRLVYERNAPKFGQ